The Candidatus Dadabacteria bacterium DNA segment CAGTGCCCTCTCATCCATAAGGTGGAGAGGGGTTATGACCGGGGTGGCCCTTAACCCCGCAACCCCGATCGGCGTGATCGAGGAAAAGCTGATGGAGCTTATAGACGTGATAGTGATAATGACCGTGGAGCCGGGGTTCGGGGGTCAGAAATTCATTCCCGAGATGCTGTCGAAAATAAGAGACCTGAGGTCTCTTCTTGACAGGATGGATGGAGATGAAAAGAAGCCGCTTATTGAAGCTGACGGCGGGATAAATCTCGGGAACATAAGGGAAGTTATCGAAGCCGGAGCGGACATAGTGGTAACGGGATCCGGAATATACAAGACGGAAAACTACGCCGATACGATGTCGGCCATGCGCGAGATGATGGAGTAGGGGCCAGACCCGAGGGCTGCGTGTTTTTCCGGGGGAAGATGAAGTCTCAAGAGCGAAACTACATAGCCGACATAGAGCGGTATTTTCTCGGGCTTGCGGGAAAGGGCCTGATGCTTTCGGCCAGGGACTACAGTTTTATAAGGGAACTTGGCGAAAGATCCGTCTCAAAGGAAATGGTAATTAAGGCTATAGCCTACGGCTTTGAGCAGAAGAGGCAGAGGGGAGCCCAGGAGCCGAGGGGGCTTTTTAACAT contains these protein-coding regions:
- the rpe gene encoding ribulose-phosphate 3-epimerase translates to MKKLLAPSILSCDYLRLEDEVTAVCEAGADLIHVDVMDGHFVPNISIGIPIVEAIARMESPPQMDIHLMIDSPEKFTEKFIDAGSPHVKIVTVQMEACNLLYSALSSIRWRGVMTGVALNPATPIGVIEEKLMELIDVIVIMTVEPGFGGQKFIPEMLSKIRDLRSLLDRMDGDEKKPLIEADGGINLGNIREVIEAGADIVVTGSGIYKTENYADTMSAMREMME